The nucleotide window GCTGGAAGGCGCCGACCTGGCCGCGGGCGTGTACGAACTGGAGTTCGCCGCCGGCGACTATTTCCGCGCCCAGGGCGTGAAGCTGCCCGAGCCGGCCTTCCTGGACGTGGTGCCGCTGCGCTTCGGCATTGCCGACGTCAACGCGCACTACCACGTGCCCCTCCTGGTTTCGCCCTGGTCGTACTCGACCTACCGCGGCAGCTGAAGCGGTGGCATAGGGAAACAGGAGACAAGACATGGAAGGCTATATCCTCGACTGGGCCAATATGCTGCTGCGGTGGGTGCACGTCATCACCGCCATCGCATGGATCGGCTCTTCGTTCTATTTCGTGTGGCTGGACAACAGCCTGACCAAGCCCACCGCGCCGGACCTGAAGGAGAAGGGTGTCGACGGCGAACTGTGGGCGGTGCACGGCGGCGGCTTCTACAACCCGCAGAAGTACCTGACCGCGCCCAAGTCGCTGCCGGAGAACCTGCACTGGTTCTACTGGGAGTCGTATTCCACCTGGATGAGCGGCTTCGCGCTGCTGGTGGTGCTGTACCTGTTCAACGCCAGCACGTTCCTGATCGACAAGAACGTGTTCGACATGTCGCCCGGCGCGGCGGTCGGCTTCGCGGTGTCGTACCTGCTGATCGGCTGGATCGTCTATGACAGCATCTGCCGCCTGTTCAACAAAAATGACCGGCTGGTGGGCATCCTGGTGGCGATCTACATTGCCGCCGCCGCCTATGTCGCGTGCCATATCTTCTCGGGCCGCGCGGCATTCCTGCTGACCGGCGCGATGGTCGCGACCATCATGAGCGCGAACGTGCTGGCATGGATCATCCCGGGCCAGCGCAAGGTGGTGGCGGCGCTGAAGGCCGGCCAGCCGGTGGACCCGATCCACGGCAAGCGCGGCAAGCAGCGCAGCGTGCACAACACCTACTTCACGCTGCCGGTGCTGTTCGCGATGCTGTCGAACCACTACAGCATGACCTACGCGCACAAGTACAACTGGGTGGTGCTGATCCTGATCATGCTGTCGGGCGTGCTGATCCGCCAGTTCTTCATCCTGAAGCACAAGGGCAAGATCAACGTGCTGTGGCCTGCCGCCGGCGTCGCCGCGCTGGCCGTGGTGGCGGTGATGATCGCGCCGCAGCCGCGCCCGGCGGTGGCCAAGGCCGAAGGCGCCGACGCCGCGGCAGCCAGCGTGAGCTTTGCCAAGGTGCAGGAAGTGATGAACGCGCGCTGCGTACAGTGCCACGCCGAGCAGCCGAAGATGATGCCGACCGCGGCCAAGGGCATCAAGCTCGAGACGCCCGAGGACATCAAGGCCCACGCGCAGCTGATCTACCAGCAGGCGGTGCAGCAGAAGGCGATGCCGCTGGGCAACGTGACGCAGATCACCGACGACGAACGCGCCCTGCTGGGGCAGTGGTTCGAAGGCGGTGCCAAGACCACGAACTGACGTGATCTGAACTGAGAAGCATCGGGGCTGGCCCTTGCAGGGCCGGCCTGCGAAATCCGAGCATCGGTGATCGACGGTCCGGAGGGTTGAGCGGTTGGCAACCGTCAGTACCGGACCGGCGAGGGTTTGAACGGGGCCTTGTGCCCCGTTTTTTTTGTTGGNNNNNNNNNNNNNNNNNNNNNNNNNNNNNNNNNNNNNNNNNNNNNNNNNNNNNNNNNNNNNNNNNNNNNNNNNNNNNNNNNNNNNNNNNNNNNNNNNNNNGCGTTCGAGGCCTTCAACTGGCCTGCTGCACCGTTCACCCTCCGATATTCAGCAACGCCAGCACCCCCAGCACCAGGAAGATCCCCGCCGCAATCTTGTGCACCAGCGCGATCGGCATCTTGTTGGCGAACCTGTCGCCCAGCAGCACAGCCGGTGCATTGGCGATCATCATGCCGAAGGTGGTGCCCATCACCACCGCCAGCACCGCATCGCTGAAGCGCGCCGCCAGCGCCACCGTGGCGATCTGGGTCTTGTCGCCCATCTCGGCAAAGAAGAAGGCGACCAGCGTGGTGCCGAGGATGCCGATGAAGCCCTTGACGGGCCTGGCCTGGTCGGCGTCGTCGAGCTTGTCGGGGATCAGCATCCATGCGGCCATCGCGATAAAGCCCAGGCCCAGGATCCAGCGCAGCAGGCTTTCGCCGACTACGTGCGTGATCCAGCCGCCGAGCGCGCCGGCAAAGCCGTGGTTGAACAGCGTGGCGATCAGGATGCCGAGGATGATGGGCACCGGCCTGCGGTAGCGCGCGGCCAGCACCAGCGACAGCAATTGCGTCTTGTCGCCCATTTCTGCAAGGGCGACGATGCCTGTGGAGACGAGGAAGGCTTCCATATTGGTCTTGTGGGGTAACCGGGCCGC belongs to Cupriavidus taiwanensis and includes:
- the uraH gene encoding hydroxyisourate hydrolase — translated: MGRLTTHVLDTAAGTPGQGMSITLHKIVDNRRETLKTVVTNHDGRCDQPLLEGADLAAGVYELEFAAGDYFRAQGVKLPEPAFLDVVPLRFGIADVNAHYHVPLLVSPWSYSTYRGS
- a CDS encoding urate hydroxylase PuuD, translated to MEGYILDWANMLLRWVHVITAIAWIGSSFYFVWLDNSLTKPTAPDLKEKGVDGELWAVHGGGFYNPQKYLTAPKSLPENLHWFYWESYSTWMSGFALLVVLYLFNASTFLIDKNVFDMSPGAAVGFAVSYLLIGWIVYDSICRLFNKNDRLVGILVAIYIAAAAYVACHIFSGRAAFLLTGAMVATIMSANVLAWIIPGQRKVVAALKAGQPVDPIHGKRGKQRSVHNTYFTLPVLFAMLSNHYSMTYAHKYNWVVLILIMLSGVLIRQFFILKHKGKINVLWPAAGVAALAVVAVMIAPQPRPAVAKAEGADAAAASVSFAKVQEVMNARCVQCHAEQPKMMPTAAKGIKLETPEDIKAHAQLIYQQAVQQKAMPLGNVTQITDDERALLGQWFEGGAKTTN
- a CDS encoding TMEM165/GDT1 family protein; this encodes MEAFLVSTGIVALAEMGDKTQLLSLVLAARYRRPVPIILGILIATLFNHGFAGALGGWITHVVGESLLRWILGLGFIAMAAWMLIPDKLDDADQARPVKGFIGILGTTLVAFFFAEMGDKTQIATVALAARFSDAVLAVVMGTTFGMMIANAPAVLLGDRFANKMPIALVHKIAAGIFLVLGVLALLNIGG